In the genome of Acidobacteriota bacterium, the window AAGAATTCGTCGGGGCTGTGGGCGCATTCGTCATCCAGCCCGAAGGAGAGATTCACGGTGTGGATCCCCAGGTGTTCCAGGATGAGGCCGCAGGTGGCGATGCTCCCTCCCGATCCCACCACGTAGGGCCTTCTGCCGTAGAGCTCTTCCAGCACCCGGGCGGCTGCCAGGTTTCCGGGGTGATCGATGGGGATGGAGTAGGGCACGGACGAAGAATCCAGCACGACGACCTCCGCCTCGACGCCGGCAGGAGTATTTTCCTCCACGTGCCGGACAACGGCCCTGACGACCTGGTCCGGATGCTGATCGGCCACCAGGCGGCAGGTGACCTTGGCGTGAGCTTGGCGGGGCAGGACCGTCTTCATGCCATCCCCCTGGAAACCGCCCCAGATGCCGTTGATTTCCAGGGTCGGCCGGATCCACTCCCGTTCGTAGGTGCTGAAGCCCGGCTCGCCGAACGTCTCGGTCACACCGATGGAGGCAAGCAACTCCTCCTCCTGGTAAGGGACTCTCGCCAATTCGCTCCTCAACCGGTCATCCGGCTCTCGGACCTCATCGTAGAATCCTTGGACCAGAACCCTGCCGTCGGGCGAGCGCATGGAGTCCAGCAGCCGCACCAGGGCGTGCACAGGATTCTGCACCGCACCTCCGAAGAGGCCGGAGTGAAGGTCCCGGGAAGGTCCGCGGACATTGATCTGAAGACCGCAGAGACCGCGCAGCGACACCCACGTGGCCGGCTCCTCCTCGCTCCACTGGGAACCGTCGGCGCTTACCGCCACGTCGGATGCGAACCGTCCCGCCTCGGCCTTCATGAAGGGGGGAAGATGGGGACTTCCAATCTCCTCCTGCCCCTCCAGCAGGAATTTGAGGTTCAGGGGAAGGGTCCCCGTGGTCTCCAGCAGGGCCTGCACGGCCAGGATCGGAGCCAGCATGTTCCCCTTGTCGTCGGACGAGCCTCGGGCGTAGATTCGGCCGTCCCGGACCACCGGCTCGAAGGGAGGGTGGCTCCAGAGATCCACCGGGTCCACCGGCTGCACGTCAAAATGCCCGTAGACCAGGAGCGTGGGGCGCCCCGGGGCATGGAGCCAGTCGCCGTAGACCACGGGATGCCCTTCGGTGGGGAGGACCTCGACGTTCTCTACACCCGCCGCCTGCAGCCGGTCGCCGACCCAACGGGCCGCCTGCTTGACGTCGGCAGCGTGATCGGGCAGCGCCGAGATGCTGGGAATGGTCAGGAACTCGCTCAGTTCCTCGATCCACCGGTCCTGGCGATCCTTCAGATATTCCTGCCAATTCTGCGTACCCATCTCAATGCGATCCTCCGGTCTCGAATCGGCTCGAGCGGGCCCTACTTGTACTCCGCCCGGTCCGTACAGTGGTCCATGATGGTGTCCCAGTCATACTCGACGCCCAGTCCCGGACCGTCGGGCGCGACGACGCAGCCCCCGGCATCGACGGCGTCGATGGCGTCGCGATAGCCGCACTTGAAGGGCGCCATGTGGAAGGGGCCCAATTGCGGATGGAGCAGGCCCATTTCGTAGTAGTTGGTGTTGCGGACGGCGGCCATCACGTGCCGCCGGTCCGGACCCGGTCCATGCAGCTCCACGTCCAGGCCGAACCCTTCGGCGGCGTGGGCGATCTTCATGACCCCGGTAATACCGCCGTCATAGTCGGTATCGATGCGCACGAAGTCGGTTCCGTCGGCCACGATGAAGTCCACATGCGGCTCCAGCCCCCTCAGGTGCTCCAACTGCAGGAGCGGCGTCTTGATGAGCTGGCGCAGTTTCCGGTGGGCGAACGCCGAAACCCCGCCGTCCCGGAACGGGTCCTCGTACCAGAAATAGTCGAACTCGTCGCAGGCCCGGCCCAGTTTCAGGGCCTCGGCGAAGGTCTTGATGGCGCAGAAGGGGTCCAGCATCAGGTCCATTCTGTCCCCCACCCTCCGGCCCACGGCCCGGACCAGCTCGATCTGGTCCTTCAGCGGGGCGTCCTGCCAGCCGTGAATCTTGAAACCGGGATACCCCAGTTCCAGGCACGCCTCGGCGAAGTCCGCGTAGGCCTCGGGTGTGTTGAGGCCTCCCTCCTCGTAGTCGCCGACGTAGGTGCTGG includes:
- a CDS encoding mandelate racemase produces the protein MKDRPRITSIEVVQYEKNIIDVGVEPSIGILIYQPGGVQKFRGRGLRIHTDLGVTGEYFGGFEADYAVIGGLAHTLIGRNALERDAIYDDLKQATRQQSRMGMGVVDIALWDLAGKYYDAPIYELLGGSAGKKLPCYASTYVGDYEEGGLNTPEAYADFAEACLELGYPGFKIHGWQDAPLKDQIELVRAVGRRVGDRMDLMLDPFCAIKTFAEALKLGRACDEFDYFWYEDPFRDGGVSAFAHRKLRQLIKTPLLQLEHLRGLEPHVDFIVADGTDFVRIDTDYDGGITGVMKIAHAAEGFGLDVELHGPGPDRRHVMAAVRNTNYYEMGLLHPQLGPFHMAPFKCGYRDAIDAVDAGGCVVAPDGPGLGVEYDWDTIMDHCTDRAEYK
- a CDS encoding dipeptidase; the protein is MGTQNWQEYLKDRQDRWIEELSEFLTIPSISALPDHAADVKQAARWVGDRLQAAGVENVEVLPTEGHPVVYGDWLHAPGRPTLLVYGHFDVQPVDPVDLWSHPPFEPVVRDGRIYARGSSDDKGNMLAPILAVQALLETTGTLPLNLKFLLEGQEEIGSPHLPPFMKAEAGRFASDVAVSADGSQWSEEEPATWVSLRGLCGLQINVRGPSRDLHSGLFGGAVQNPVHALVRLLDSMRSPDGRVLVQGFYDEVREPDDRLRSELARVPYQEEELLASIGVTETFGEPGFSTYEREWIRPTLEINGIWGGFQGDGMKTVLPRQAHAKVTCRLVADQHPDQVVRAVVRHVEENTPAGVEAEVVVLDSSSVPYSIPIDHPGNLAAARVLEELYGRRPYVVGSGGSIATCGLILEHLGIHTVNLSFGLDDECAHSPDEFFRLASFERAQIAHGRFIEVLAADSGQGS